Proteins found in one Aspergillus puulaauensis MK2 DNA, chromosome 8, nearly complete sequence genomic segment:
- a CDS encoding CocE/NonD family hydrolase (COG:S;~EggNog:ENOG410PUJH;~InterPro:IPR008979,IPR029058,IPR005674,IPR013736, IPR000383;~PFAM:PF02129,PF08530;~go_function: GO:0008239 - dipeptidyl-peptidase activity [Evidence IEA];~go_function: GO:0016787 - hydrolase activity [Evidence IEA]): MEGTTHEAPGKTPCGVKPFYWKKGIEPAEGKRPPLIPNKKETADGMDITWDVPVTMRDGVKVYVDVFRPQGATGKLPIIFTFSPYGKHGPKTFDIFPGADVPKGWISKYTVWESVDPVPWTKKGYAVINGDSRGSWGSEGDLEIFSQQESRDGHDCIEWAGTLPWSNGKVGMIGVSYLSIVQWGIAAQNPPHLAAFVPWEGFTDFYRDYTHHGGIPETKFLHFTQWSCRAGVNLVEDLIANNKAHPLLDDYHRSKCVQDLSKITTPAYIVADWGDHGMHTRGTLNGYSGISSREKWLEIHGRKKWRYFFEPESVRRQEAFFQKFLKGEASEIDSYPKVRLEVRDRAYVGQFRDEVEYPLSRAQFTKKYLDASAGKLLEQSPRTVTTTTYDSEVQDSCAHFFLDFDRETEFTGSMRLRLWVSTDLGDDMDVFVQLDKIDGENKVTPFVAFSMIDDGPLGLGWLRVSHRDLDLAKSTIDRPFHKHNRRLALRPNEIVPIDVEILPASNLFHRGERLRVKVQGNDSFRHTTADVVQFHDDGVNKGKHTIYSGSVYESYLVVPVIE; this comes from the coding sequence atggaAGGCACTACACACGAGGCCCCCGGCAAAACCCCCTGTGGCGTGAAGCCCTTTTACTGGAAAAAAGGCATCGAGCCTGCAGAGGGAAAGCGGCCTCCGCTCATTCCCAACAAAAAGGAGACTGCAGATGGCATGGACATCACCTGGGATGTTCCGGTCACCATGCGGGATGGCGTCAAAGTCTACGTCGACGTCTTCCGTCCCCAGGGCGCAACTGGGAAGCTTCCgatcatcttcaccttcagTCCGTACGGCAAGCACGGCCCCAAGACCTTCGACATCTTCCCTGGTGCCGATGTGCCCAAGGGGTGGATCTCGAAATACACTGTCTGGGAGAGCGTTGATCCCGTGCCGTGGACCAAGAAGGGCTACGCGGTCATCAACGGCGACAGCAGAGGGTCCTGGGGCTCTGAAGGCGACCTGGAAATCTTCAGTCAACAGGAGAGCCGCGACGGCCACGACTGTATCGAATGGGCCGGCACTCTTCCCTGGTCTAACGGCAAGGTGGGCATGATCGGTGTGTCGTACCTCTCCATCGTGCAATGGGGCATCGCGGCGCAGAACCCGCCTCACCTGGCGGCGTTTGTCCCCTGGGAAGGCTTCACCGACTTCTACCGCGACTATACGCACCACGGCGGCATCCCGGAGACCAAGTTCCTGCACTTCACGCAGTGGTCCTGCCGTGCCGGGGTGAACCTGGTCGAGGACCTGATCGCCAACAACAAGGCGCATCCACTACTCGATGACTATCATCGTTCGAAGTGCGTTCAGGATCTCAGCAAGATCACGACCCCAGCCTATATCGTCGCCGACTGGGGGGACCACGGCATGCACACTCGCGGGACGCTGAATGGATATAGCGGCATCAGCTCCAGGGAGAAGTGGCTCGAAATCCACGGCCGCAAGAAGTGGCGGTACTTCTTCGAGCCCGAGAGTGTCCGGCGGCAGGAGGCTTTCTTCCAGAAGTTCCTGAAGGGCGAGGCCAGCGAAATCGACAGCTATCCCAAGGTCCGTCTTGAAGTCCGCGATCGCGCTTATGTTGGACAGTTCCGAGACGAGGTCGAGTATCCCCTCAGCCGCGCGCAGTTCACGAAGAAATACCTGGACGCCTCTGCGGGCAAGCTTCTTGAGCAGTCTCCCCGGACGGTGACAACGACGACATACGACTCGGAGGTGCAGGACAGCTGCGCGCACTTCTTCCTTGACTTCGACCGCGAGACCGAGTTCACTGGGAGCATGCGCCTGCGCCTCTGGGTCTCGACCGATCTCGGCGACGACATGGATGTCTTCGTGCAGCTAGACAAGATCGACGGCGAAAACAAGGTGACGCCGTTCGTTGCCTTTTCCATGATTGACGACGGCCCCTTAGGACTCGGGTGGCTGCGCGTGAGCCATCGTGATCTTGACCTGGCCAAGTCCACCATCGACCGTCCGTTCCACAAGCACAATCGACGCCTCGCCCTTCGTCCGAACGAGATCGTCCCAATTGATGTGGAAATCCTCCCAGCGTCAAACCTGTTCCACCGGGGCGAGCGCCTGAGGGTCAAGGTCCAAGGCAACGATTCCTTCCGGCATACTACCGCTGATGTCGTCCAATTCCACGACGACGGCGTGAACAAGGGCAAGCACACGATCTACTCTGGATCCGTGTATGAATCCTACCTTGTAGTTCCCGTTATTGAATAG
- a CDS encoding questin oxidase family protein (COG:S;~EggNog:ENOG410PIZE;~InterPro:IPR025337;~PFAM:PF14027;~go_function: GO:0016491 - oxidoreductase activity [Evidence IEA]), with protein MASHSVVSIGPQDTGVFSVSQMPTCSRPALNQILQENHDRYHPFFNDKGFHNHITHYMLAAYALGADPEQLTRAWVQEKANQRPQFPLNEENVVRLEDSQFFLSCLGKEEHYRDYLVFFQQQIKERGTGPVVNQYVFDRTEVSEALFTRLFASFLHPIIHLGYGIEFNQPAIVAEALAQTAIHQNEVAIVMKGCEEAASSRSELKTRTMNGLLSKVRDNEGIRNAACWGDGSWIEDNPLTSAPKELIETAACWRVQPDELFEKCAEMINVNAYFCGAAQNPPKEYKIDFFFIHNLNCSIFFPAFLSQKWLSLESKVRLLEWKGRFDIVAYAARGSPHLDINEVIEYQPKRPGTGWADLFQRVHNFDDDSHVTKFLRALAHGSRLCQGYDISNSERFPVKGDLWLQIAHMAMDTTEKEPIAKHRWVRGAGFPSQWEHFHSRY; from the exons ATGGCCTCTCACTCGGTCGTATCAATTGGCCCACAAGACACCGGGGTGTTCTCTGTTTCGCAGATGCCAACCTGCTCCCGCCCCGCGCTCAATCAAATCCTACAAGAGAACCACGACCGATACCACCCATTTTTCAATGACAAGGGATTCCACAACCACATCACGCATTACATGCTCGCTGCTTATGCACTGGGTGCAGACCCAGAGCAGCTCACCCGGGCCTGGGTTCAGGAAAAGGCCAATCAACGCCCTCAATTCCCCCTCAACGAAGAGAATGTGGTCCGTCTGGAAGACAGTCAATTCTTCCTCAGCTGTCTGGGCAAGGAAGAGCATTACCGCGAttatcttgttttctttcaGCAGCAAATCAAGGAAAGGGGGACGGGCCCTGTGGTCAATCAATACGTCTTTGATCGGACTGAAGTGTCCGAAGCTCTTTTCACTCGCCTGTTTGCAA GCTTTCTTCATCCGATTATCCATCTTGGGTACGGAATCGAGTtcaaccagccagccattgTTGCAGAGGCTCTCGCACAGACTGCCATACATCAGAACGAGGTGGCCATAGTCATGAAGGGCTGCGAGgaagcagccagcagccggTCCGAGCTCAAAACCAGGACGATGAACGGGCTGCTATCCAAGGTCCGGGACAACGAAGGCATCCGCAACGCGGCATGCTGGGGAGACGGAAGCTGGATCGAAGACAACCCATTGACCTCTGCACCGAAGGAACTGATCGAGACAGCTGCCTGCTGGCGCGTGCAGCCGGACGAACTGTTTGAAAAGTGTGCTGAAATGATCAACGTCAACGCATATTTCTGCGGTGCAGCACAGAACCCACCCAAGGAGTACAAgatcgatttcttcttcatccacaacctcaactgctcgatcttcttcccggcCTTCCTCAGCCAGAAATGGCTGAGCCTGGAAAGCAAAGTGCGGCTGCTGGAGTGGAAGGGCCGGTTCGACATTGTGGCCTATGCTGCTCGGGGATCACCGCACTTGGACATCAATGAAGTGATCGAGTACCAGCCCAAGCGCCCAGGGACAGGCTGGGCCGATCTCTTCCAGCGTGTGCACAATTTCGACGATGACTCGCATGTCACCAAGTTTCTTCGCGCGCTTGCTCATGGGAGTCGGCTCTGCCAGGGCTATGATATCAGCAACAGCGAGCGGTTCCCAGTCAAGGGTGATCTCTGGCTGCAGATTGCACATATGGCCATGGATACCACGGAGAAGGAGCCGATTGCGAAGCATCGCTGGGTTAGAGGTGCCGGCTTTCCCTCTCAGTGGGAGCACTTTCACTCTCGCTACTAG
- a CDS encoding pyridoxal phosphate-dependent aminotransferase (COG:T;~EggNog:ENOG410PKRQ;~InterPro:IPR004839,IPR004838,IPR015424,IPR015421, IPR015422;~PFAM:PF00155;~SECRETED:SignalP(1-17);~go_function: GO:0003824 - catalytic activity [Evidence IEA];~go_function: GO:0030170 - pyridoxal phosphate binding [Evidence IEA];~go_process: GO:0009058 - biosynthetic process [Evidence IEA]): MKSFVLPLAAWFSCATALESAAIDYISPRGKIAIDDNKGWESLSQNVLSKPYEPKRFPNGIINLGLAENWLIQDELAAYLKDNFTIDPLYHLTYGQGAAASPKLREALATYFNEYFNPVYPVNKTEIIVASGVTSLIDSIAWNTCSDNEGIIVPQPLYNGFPTDIHLRGHAKLLKASFVREGHEYSLDDVFDPAKIKDSLQRAWTDYKNQNITMRGVIIANPHNPLGRCYSKDALEAIASFCGEHNIHFISDEIYANSVFENKNATNATPFTSVLSLNVTDIIDPDLVHVMYGMSKDFGASGLRLGALHSRNEQMIKAAFGVNLFSWPSYLAQDMWARLLEDKTATTDFLKKNSDRLATSYEYVTQWLDSLKIEYYHGGNAGLFIWVRILREGSTVTPEQLIGECRKRGVNIGDGQNFLPEGSTGWFRITFSYPRSMLELGLWRLKETLTELKVVSV; encoded by the exons ATGAAGTCCTTCGTCCTGCCTCTTGCGGCATGGTTCAGCTGTGCTACAGCCCTCGAGTCCGCTGCAATCGACTACATATCGCCTCGGGGTAAGATAGCTATTGATGACAACAAGGGATGGGAGTCTCTCAGCCAAAATGTTCTTTCCAAACCTTACGAGCCAAAAAGATTCCCTAATGGGAT CATCAACCTAGGTCTCGCCGAAAACTGGCTGATCCAAGATGAACTGGCCGCCTACCTGAAGGACAAC TTCACAATTGATCCCCTCTACCATCTAACCTACGGCCAAGGAGCAGCTGCCTCCCCCAAGCTTCGCGAGGCTCTTGCTACCTACTTCAATGAATACTTCAATCCGGTTTACCCCGTCAACAAAACGGAAATTATTGTTGCTTCTGGTGTTACATCATTGATTGATTCTATAGCCTGGAATACGTGCAGCGATAATGAGGGGATCATTGTTCCTCAGCCATTATATAACGGGTTTCCAACAGATATACACCTTCGTGGCCACGCTAAGCTGCTGAAGGCATCTTTTGTTCGGGAGGGCCATGAGTATTCCCTGGACGATGTCTTCGATCCCGCTAAGATTAAAGATTCGCTGCAGAGGGCCTGGACGGACTACAAAAACCAAAACATTACCATGCGTGGTGTTATCATTGCCAA TCCGCATAACCCCCTAGGACGCTGCTAT TCCAAAGACGCATTGGAAGCAATCGCCAGCTTCTGCGGCGAACACAATATTCACTTCATTTCAGATGAAATATACGCCAACTCGGTCTTTGAAAACAAAAACGCGACGAATGCTACTCCATTTACTTCAGTGCTTTCACTTAATGTGACGGATATTATAGACCCCGATCTTGTTCATGTCATGTATGGGATGAGCAAGGATTTCGGGGCAAGCGGCCTTCGACTTGGCGCGCTACATTCACGCAATGAACAGATGATCAAAGCCGCTTTTGGTGTGAA TCTATTCTCGTGGCCGTCCTATCTGGCCCAGGACATGTGGGCGCGCCTCCTTGAAGACAAGACAGCGACCACGGACTTCTTGAAAAAGAACAGCGATCGGCTGGCAACGAGTTACGAATATGTCACTCAGTGGCTAGACAGCCTAAAGATTGAGTATTATCATGGAGG AAATGCCGGGCTCTTTATCTGGGTTCGGATCCTTCGCGAAGGGAGCACTGTTACACCGGAACAGCTTATAGGCGAATGTCGCAAGCGCGGTGTTAATATCGGGGACGGACAGAATTTCCTACCAGAAGGAAGCACTGGATGGTTCCGTATCACGTTTTCGTATCCCCGTTCCATGTTAGAACTTGGCCTCTGGCGCTTGAAGGAGACTCTCACTGAGCTAAAAGTAGTCTCAGTGTGA
- a CDS encoding uncharacterized protein (COG:S;~EggNog:ENOG410PRTC;~SECRETED:SignalP(1-58);~TransMembrane:1 (n3-13c18/19o264-282i)): MRLQATWFLATLGAIASASTTSRNNNILEVDLVFPQNKTYTPTAWFPIVFAFQSSARAQYLNFEITYHLRAVDNQANSITRSHDLRFANWSSHDPYFAHEFFSLFDSPGRWNLAWTVTWQSCNEEGFEKRPMTSDMVWNMTSFSTWFTVQDTAESVDADLVSATSETSCPDPQGETAIAINVTDKTMSVPSWVQWSGGKYTNSTCAVVAPTPTIPDPCRVDIDRTVVESMQASLKARRCRGFNPPDDCPEDDEESSAQPQGGPLLGVLGFLTLPGALGLLGLM; this comes from the coding sequence ATGCGCCTCCAAGCGACCTGGTTCCTGGCAACCCTGGGGGCCATAGCCTCTGCCTCCACTACTAGTCGTAACAATAACATCCTGGAAGTGGACCTCGTCTTCCCACAAAACAAAACCTACACACCCACGGCATGGTTCCCcatcgtcttcgccttccAAAGCTCCGCGCGCGCCCAGTACCTCAATTTTGAAATCACCTACCACCTTCGCGCCGTCGATAACCAGGCCAACAGCATCACCCGCTCCCACGACCTCCGATTTGCAAATTGGTCCTCCCACGACCCGTACTTTGCGCACGAATTCTTCAGCTTGTTTGACAGCCCGGGGAGATGGAACCTAGCCTGGACGGTTACATGGCAATCATGCAATGAAGAGGGCTTCGAGAAGCGTCCCATGACATCTGATATGGTTTGGAATATGACGAGTTTCTCAACCTGGTTTACTGTCCAGGATACAGCGGAGAGTGTAGATGCGGATCTTGTATCTGCTACATCTGAGACTTCCTGCCCTGATCCCCAAGGTGAAACTGCCATTGCTATCAACGTTACTGATAAGACAATGTCCGTGCCGAGCTGGGTGCAGTGGTCTGGCGGGAAGTATACGAATAGTACgtgtgctgttgttgctccGACGCCGACAATCCCGGATCCTTGCAGGGTTGATATCGATCGGACTGTTGTTGAGAGTATGCAGGCCTCGTTGAAGGCACGGCGATGCAGAGGGTTTAATCCACCGGATGATTGTCccgaggacgatgaggagagTTCTGCGCAGCCGCAAGGGGGGCCTCTTTTGGGTGTTTTGGGATTTTTGACATTGCCTGGGGCACTGGGGTTACTCGGTCTGATGTGA
- a CDS encoding uncharacterized protein (COG:S;~EggNog:ENOG410PKSY;~TransMembrane:7 (o95-122i211-227o478-501i606-626o675-695i726-743o776-796i)), whose product MVTPKSDQRTHQPPTSQISLLDKGDGGDNGRKPRQWWNSRALRRLVFRFQYSRLRPYTSKGKGLLQRAAHLISIDKIPLPFLKAAPDPGQKWVKGVLLCMWGTGTILVLNVILVIIAMGIAYSRGPDSDKHFDYAELYRGSCSMANGWTTGMHLVINALSTGLLAASNYSMQCLSAPTREDVRCAHARHSWLDIGAFSIRNLRAMDTKRKALWGVLLISSIPIHMMYNSAVFPSITTKQYGVVIVPDDLGGSEALTKDNYETAVFLQQVGEDPGRVHADYRDGAFKQHRLSECFKQYNTEYNTKKSTLLFVADRKYFDGSSSLSEWETLIAANGAGSSIDRLAEYWQTDDTVVVDTGHWNYPDWSFADPMAGKTDNSTWQDYGPFYQSRLGLHDDSKEDIKKLYTYILCHNPGHQRLEDYMKDGTNWNNVSWIQQIGVQMDGPANGNSLAHSMDYLLSPCGTRVHACFSKDTAEQCQLYFSLPICLAVIVCNIIKVICMYLTAQTDRTEILLTVGDALASFLDTPERMTKGRCLLSRRDMMGGDSPWCPGAYYSKNMAYPSIQQNGYLFRHLPSQSPGSEGRQRKRYPEHLPGMGRWGPSAGLGPWIWSLSLFFSCLGTSIGLYIAGVARARPRGMDTSMSNIWSLEMGKPTGTTIIVRGREIIALVLLVNSPQLVYSTLYFLSNGLLTNMLLAAEYNDYATERKPLRVSWPLGQQRSTYYISLPYRYGVPLIVVSIVLHWLLSQSLFLVKINNLDVHGNRTEYGSETACSFSLKAMFLTILVGTLAMAILIGLGFRRLRSDMPVASSCSAAISAACHPPPGDTDASLKPVKWGQIINAQARSQGTNDGLCDEDIFNDEGLSMDGDYPHCSFTSQEVMKPNCNTRYC is encoded by the exons ATGGTCACTCCCAAGTCCGATCAACGGACACATCAACCGCCAACCTCGCAGATCTCCTTGCTAGAcaagggagatggaggggacAACGGTCGCAAACCACGTCAATGGTGGAACTCCCGGGCCCTACGCCGTCTGGTCTTCCGATTTCAATATTCACGCCTCCGCCCCTACACCTCGAAAGGAAAAGGTCTCCTACAAAGGGCAGCGCATCTGATTTCCATCGATAAAATCCCGCTTCCCTTCCTCAAAGCTGCGCCCGACCCCGGCCAAAAATGGGTTAAAGGTGTTCTGCTATGCATGTGGGGAACCGGCACAATTCTCGTTCTCAACGTGATACTCGTCATTATTGCGATGGGCATCGCGTACTCGAGAGGCCCCGATTCCGACAAGCACTTCGACTATGCGGAGCTATATCGCGGGAGCTGTTCTATGGCAAATGGCTGGACAACCGGCATGCATCTGGTCATTAACGCCCTAAGCACAGGTCTTCTCGCTGCGAGCAACTATTCCATGCAGTGTCTCAGCGCCCCGACGAGGGAGGATGTTCGTTGTGCCCACGCACGCCACAGTTGGCTTGATATTGGGGCTTTTAGTATTAGGAATCTCCGGGCCATGGACACCAAACGAAAAGCCCTCTGGGGGGTTCTGTTAATAAGTTCCATCCCGATCCATATGAT GTACAACTCCGCCGTTTTCCCTTCGATTACTACAAAACAGTATGGGGTCGTGATTGTTCCAGATGATCTCGGGGGGAGTGAGGCCCTGACCAAAGATAATTATGAAACCGCTGTGTTTCTGCAGCAGGTGGGTGAAGATCCCGGACGTGTGCATGCGGACTATCGAGATGGGGCTTTCAAACAGCATCGCCTCTCGGAATGTTTTAAGCAGTACAATACTGAGTACAACACGAAAAAAAGTACCCTCTTATTCGTGGCAGACCGGAAGTACTTCGATGGGTCTTCTAGCCTCAGCGAGTGGGAAACTCTCATTGCGGCGAATGGGGCAGGTTCTTCGATAGACCGATTGGCAGAATACTGGCAAACAGACGATACCGTCGTGGTAGATACAGGACATTGGAATTACCCGGACTGGTCATTCGCAGACCCGATGGCAGGGAAGACAGATAATAGTACATGGCAGGACTACGGGCCATTTTATCAATCGCGCCTCGGCCTGCATGACGATTCCAAAGAAGACATCAAGAAGCTCTACACATACATACTCTGCCACAATCCTGGACATCAACGCCTGGAAGACTATATGAAAGATGGTACCAACTGGAACAACGTCTCATGGATTCAACAAATCGGTGTTCAGATGGATGGTCCTGCCAATGGCAATAGTCTAGCACACTCAATGGATTACCTTCTATCGCCCTGCGGAACGAGGGTTCATGCGTGTTTTAGCAAAGACACTGCAGAACAATGTCAGCTATACTTCAGCCTGCCAATATGTCTTGCGGTCATTGTATGCAATATTATCAAAGTGATATGCATGTATCTGACTGCGCAGACCGATCGCACAGAAATCCTTCTCACTGTTGGAGACGCGCTGGCTTCCTTCCTTGACACGCCAGAGCGAATGACAAAAGGCCGCTGCTTGCTATCCCGACGTGATATGATGGGAGGCGACTCCCCGTGGTGTCCTGGTGCCTACTATTCGAAGAACATGGCTTACCCATCCATCCAACAAAACGGTTACCTGTTCCGTCACCTACCCTCTCAGTCACCTGGATCGGAGGGTCGACAACGCAAGAGGTATCCAGAACATCTCCCTGGAATGGGGCGATGGGGTCCGTCGGCCGGCTTGGGACCCTGGATATGGTCTCTGAGTCT ATTCTTCAGCTGCCTAGGTACATCTATCGGACTTTACATTGCGGGTGTAGCGCGGGCTAGGCCTCGTGGAATGGATACTTCCATGTCCAACATTTGGAGCTTAGAAATGGGGAAACCAACCGGCACAACGATCATCGTCCGTGGACGGGAGATTATTGCTCTCGTGCTCCTGGTCAATTCCCCACAACTCGTATACTCTACGTTATACTTCCTTTCCAACGGCCTCCTCACGAACATGCTATTAGCAGCGGAATACAACGACTACGCAACCGAGCGGAAGCCCCTCCGCGTCTCCTGGCCCTTGGGCCAGCAACGATCGACCTACTACATTAGTCTTCCATATCGCTATGGCGTTCCTCTGATCGTTGTATCGATTGTGCTGCATTGGCTTTTATCTCAGAGCCTCTTCCTGGTGAAGATTAATAATTTGGATGTGCATGGGAACAGAACAGAGTATGGGTCTGAAACGGCCTGCAGCTTCTCGTTAAAGGCGATGTTCTTGACGATCTTGGTTGGCACGCTGGCAATGGCCATACTGATTGGGCTGGgatttcgtcgtcttcgatcAGATATGCCAGTGGCTTCGTCTTGTAGCGCTGCGATCAGCGCTGCTTGTCACCCTCCACCCGGGGATACAGATGCATCACTGAAACCGGTTAAATGGGGGCAGATTATTAACGCACAAGCGCGGTCGCAGGGGACTAATGACGGATTATGTGATGAGGACATATTCAATGATGAAGGACTttccatggatggagattACCCCCATTGCAGTTTTACGTCTCAAGAAGTCATGAAACCAAATTGTAATACTCGTTATTGTTGA
- a CDS encoding uncharacterized protein (COG:K;~EggNog:ENOG410PNF0;~InterPro:IPR002110,IPR036770,IPR020683;~PFAM:PF13857,PF12796,PF00023,PF13637,PF13606;~go_function: GO:0005515 - protein binding [Evidence IEA]), producing MEQSSERNNQVGDIASPDEAPKMVDEGRETDIPQHQSDTNPFLEEEEEEQLSVDEAEAKTPPDEPKTADEIDQLSGDSTSPQQEPEILENAARNDPPGVLDLLSKDGNAHAISEDGKSFLELLVENPGTTLDILKSDLERMRNDQSRDWSAVKQKALAVALEKLDVDFARLLIEEGARITQSREDERWPLCHAAWNERADIVSLLLKHNANINEQDDEELSALDNARRFGYEGIVDGLLAHKPKPKIDITDDSGMMPLVTSIYYDRTDIMEKLLANGADPNDTPDSAWTPLNPACEIGNKEIIELLLARNGIDINKEDNKGRFPLAEACSSGYREIVSLLLAHKSIKVNRKDNHGWTPLIYACRSGDTKLAELFLDAESPADIDMPGNESQTPLSVASELGYCEIARKLVQHGARVDTASDKGWTALHYASYYGHTDVVQLLMDNEAALDSRSHGGCTALHLASQQGYVEVVKTLFKRPAHLGEVVECPRQRRFDSPAYGCLPQRQDDQA from the exons ATGGAACAATCCAGCGAGAGAAACAATCAGGTCGGCGATATCGCAAGTCCAGATGAGGCACCGAAGATGGTAGacgaggggagggagacggACATTCCGCAGCACCAGTCCGATACAAATCCCTTCCTC gaagaggaggaggaggaacaaTTATCAGTTGACGAAGCAGAAGCTAAAACGCCTCCAGACGAACCGAAAACAGCCGACGAAATCGACCAACTCAGCGGCGATTCTACGAGTCCACAACAGGAACCTGAGATTCTTGAAAACGCTGCACGAAATGACCCACCCGGAGTGCTTGATTTGCTATCAAAAGACGGCAATGCTCATGCCATCTCTGAGGACGGCAAGTCCTTCTTGGAGCTCCTGGTTGAGAACCCTGGTACCACATTGGACATCCTTAAATCAGACCTCGAGCGGATGAGGAATGACCAGAGCAGAGATTGGAGTGCTGTGAAGCAAAAGGCACTGGCTGTCgccttggagaagctggatgtTGATTTCGCAAGACTCTTGATTGAAGAGGGGGCGCGGATAACCCAAAGTCGTGAGGATGAGCGCTGGCCGCTTTGCCATGCGGCTTGGAACGAGAGAGCAGATATCGTGTCTCTGCTCTTGAAACATAATGCGAATATAAACGagcaagacgatgaagaattgTCTGCGTTGGACAACGCTCGCCGATTCGGCTATGAGGGAATCGTTGATGGTTTGCTTGCCCATaaaccgaaaccgaaaatCGACATCACTGATGACAGCGGCATGATGCCTCTAGTCACGTCCATTTATTATGACCGTACTGACATCATGGAGAAGCTTCTAGCCAACGGAGCAGATCCTAATGATACACCTGACAGTGCTTGGACCCCTTTAAACCCAGCATGTGAGATTGGCAACAAAGAAATAATAGAGTTGCTCTTAGCCCGCAACGGAATAGATATCAACAAGGAGGATAATAAGGGTCGATTCCCGTTGGCTGAGGCTTGTTCAAGTGGTTACAGGGAAATCGTTTCATTGCTATTAGCCCACAAGAGCATAAAAGTCAACAGGAAAGACAATCATGGCTGGACTCCCTTGATATACGCCTGTCGATCTGGCGACACTAAGCTGGCGGAGTTGTTTTTGGATGCAGAATCACCTGCGGATATTGACATGCCTGGAAATGAGAGCCAGACACCGTTGTCAGTGGCTAGCGAATTAGGATATTGTGAAATTGCCAGGAAGCTGGTCCAGCATGGGGCGCGTGTGGATACTGCAAGTGATAAAGGATGGACAGCATTGCACTACGCAAGTTATTATGGTCATACTGATGTTGTACAACTACTCATGGACAATGAAGCAGCCTTAGACTCGCGGAGTCATGGCGGTTGCACTGCGTTGCATCTTGCTAGTCAGCAAGGGTACGTGGAGGTCGTTAAGACACTTTTTAAGAGACCCGCGCATCTCGGTGAAGTTGTTGAATGCCCAAGACAACGAAGATTCGACAGCCCTGCATATGGCTGTCTTCCACAACGGCAAGACGACCAAGCTTGA